A section of the Cuniculiplasma divulgatum genome encodes:
- the guaB gene encoding IMP dehydrogenase, with product MFTDKFQQIREALTYDDVLLIPSRTAVEPREVNISSNFSRHIKLKVPIVSSPMDTVTESGMAMAMAKQGALGIIHRNITMNQQIGFVRRVKREETIVIRNVHTVSPETTIDDLRDIMRTKNIGGLPVVSGEKLVGIVTRRDLDFAGKGRNTVEDIMIRKVISANDNIPIEEAVEILHKNRIEKLPLVDRNGRVVGLITAKDIRNREKFPEASRDENGQLLVGAAVGPFDLERAQALEKEGVDAIVIDTAHAHNENVLNSIKKMRKLVSVDIVAGNIATAEAAEDLISLDVDGLRVGIGPGSICTTRIIAGIGVPQITAISDVAEIAAKHGVPVIADGGIRFSGDIVKAIAAGADAVMLGSIFAGTEESPGSEMIMNGRKYKAYRGMGSLGAIQTGISDRYGKIGSNKFVAEGVEGAVPFKGRVDEVLFQLTGGMKSGMGYVGARDISELKTKSRFVKITSSGLRESHPHDIRIVSEPPNYQIYQV from the coding sequence ATGTTCACAGATAAATTCCAGCAGATAAGGGAAGCCCTCACGTATGACGATGTCCTTCTGATTCCTTCCAGAACTGCAGTGGAACCCAGGGAAGTAAATATTTCATCAAATTTTTCCAGGCACATAAAACTCAAGGTTCCCATTGTGAGTTCCCCCATGGATACTGTCACAGAGAGCGGAATGGCAATGGCCATGGCAAAGCAGGGGGCACTGGGAATAATTCACAGAAACATCACCATGAACCAGCAGATAGGCTTTGTAAGAAGAGTCAAAAGAGAGGAGACCATTGTAATAAGGAATGTGCACACTGTATCCCCTGAGACAACAATAGACGATCTCAGGGATATAATGAGGACAAAGAACATCGGGGGACTTCCGGTGGTCTCCGGCGAGAAACTGGTGGGCATCGTGACCCGCAGGGATCTGGACTTTGCAGGAAAGGGAAGAAACACTGTTGAGGACATAATGATCCGGAAGGTCATATCCGCCAATGACAATATACCAATTGAGGAAGCGGTGGAGATACTGCACAAGAACAGGATAGAGAAGCTGCCGCTGGTGGACAGGAATGGCAGGGTTGTGGGGCTCATAACCGCCAAGGACATAAGAAACAGGGAGAAATTCCCGGAAGCAAGCAGGGATGAAAACGGCCAGCTTCTTGTTGGGGCAGCCGTTGGCCCCTTTGATCTGGAAAGGGCGCAGGCACTTGAAAAGGAGGGCGTGGATGCCATAGTAATTGATACTGCTCACGCCCACAATGAGAATGTGCTGAACTCCATCAAGAAGATGAGGAAACTTGTATCGGTTGACATAGTGGCAGGTAATATAGCCACCGCCGAGGCTGCGGAGGATCTCATCTCACTTGATGTGGACGGCCTGAGAGTTGGGATAGGGCCCGGTTCCATATGTACTACCAGAATCATCGCTGGAATCGGAGTCCCACAGATCACTGCTATTTCAGATGTGGCTGAGATTGCGGCCAAGCACGGTGTCCCGGTTATTGCAGATGGCGGAATCCGCTTTTCAGGGGACATTGTGAAGGCCATAGCTGCAGGGGCCGATGCGGTAATGCTTGGGTCAATATTCGCCGGAACAGAGGAGAGCCCCGGATCCGAGATGATAATGAACGGCAGGAAATACAAGGCTTACAGGGGAATGGGTTCACTGGGCGCCATACAGACTGGAATTTCCGATCGGTACGGAAAGATTGGATCAAACAAGTTTGTAGCAGAGGGCGTCGAGGGAGCAGTTCCATTCAAGGGAAGAGTTGACGAGGTTCTTTTCCAGCTTACGGGAGGAATGAAGTCAGGAATGGGGTATGTTGGAGCGCGGGATATCAGCGAACTCAAGACAAAATCAAGGTTTGTCAAGATAACATCCAGTGGCCTGAGGGAGAGCCATCCACATGACATAAGGATAGTCAGTGAGCCTCCAAATTACCAGATTTATCAGGTGTAG
- a CDS encoding radical SAM protein yields MEGFSQYPLDYWTEQIRAGYPLSFKEGVAMEKDLNLYQLMKLANNLTSVQVGNVVSYAVSYNINYSNYCTASCPICAFYVPMKMKGKTDRGYELSLDQIRSELGKAKAAGATEIHIVGGFNSDLPVEYYEEVFRTVKREIPDITLKALTIPEIDFIARTTGNSLTEILSRFRAAGMDAHTGGGAEIFDAEVRKQITTPQKISGEKWLEDAKVIHSMGIPGNSTMTYGHVEKIEHIIDHIIRIRDNQREVPGFLSFIPLKFSPDNTPLQKSGRVRMPASGETDLKVIALARILAGQDIPNISVYWVSLGKGIAQVALTGGGSDLVGTAFSEKIFGATDRKEGTSVEELNELVRQIGKIPAQRDTFYRIKNYF; encoded by the coding sequence ATGGAAGGTTTTTCCCAGTATCCTCTGGATTACTGGACAGAGCAGATTAGGGCTGGCTATCCCCTTTCCTTCAAAGAAGGAGTTGCCATGGAAAAGGACTTGAATCTTTACCAGCTCATGAAACTGGCAAACAATCTCACGTCTGTGCAGGTTGGCAATGTGGTCTCATATGCCGTTTCTTATAATATAAACTATTCAAATTACTGTACAGCTAGCTGTCCCATATGTGCATTTTATGTTCCCATGAAAATGAAGGGTAAGACGGACAGGGGGTATGAGCTGTCACTGGATCAGATAAGGTCTGAGCTGGGCAAGGCAAAGGCTGCCGGTGCCACAGAAATCCATATAGTTGGCGGTTTTAACAGTGATCTTCCAGTAGAATACTACGAGGAAGTTTTCAGGACAGTCAAGAGGGAAATTCCTGACATAACCCTCAAGGCGCTTACCATTCCAGAGATTGATTTCATAGCCCGCACAACCGGAAACAGCCTTACCGAGATATTGAGCAGATTCAGGGCTGCCGGGATGGATGCACATACCGGTGGTGGAGCGGAGATATTTGACGCAGAAGTAAGGAAACAGATCACAACACCGCAGAAAATATCCGGCGAGAAATGGCTGGAGGATGCAAAGGTAATACACAGCATGGGAATACCAGGCAATTCAACAATGACATACGGCCACGTGGAGAAGATCGAACACATCATAGATCACATAATAAGGATAAGGGACAACCAGCGTGAAGTGCCGGGATTTCTCTCCTTTATCCCACTGAAGTTCAGCCCTGACAACACACCTCTCCAGAAAAGTGGAAGGGTCAGGATGCCCGCATCAGGAGAGACAGACCTGAAGGTCATAGCCCTTGCCAGGATACTTGCAGGGCAGGATATACCAAACATAAGCGTGTACTGGGTGTCACTGGGCAAGGGAATAGCACAGGTTGCACTCACGGGCGGCGGCAGTGATCTTGTTGGTACAGCATTCAGCGAGAAGATATTCGGGGCTACAGACAGGAAAGAGGGCACAAGTGTGGAGGAACTGAATGAACTCGTCAGGCAGATTGGAAAGATACCTGCCCAGAGAGACACATTCTACAGGATAAAAAATTATTTTTAG
- a CDS encoding MqnA/MqnD/SBP family protein, which produces MDSPRGIISSILDGSIACGMVSLLEYFSHRDVLELENSAVISSIGPVISTLLVSRGTLPHKGMEIAVTRHTRTTEMYLKYILRSEGIEYETKPSSSTEAQDLLNEAEFALVIGDEALSAFSSGFRIIWDIGYEFNRISSHAPVFAVTVKRKGVGCSREIGHLNSAMMHAHEFRDECTVESARKLGISSAIMKRYYSLVRYEFTTETLKSIEFASSIAHELYGIES; this is translated from the coding sequence ATGGATTCGCCCCGTGGAATAATCTCTTCCATCCTTGACGGGAGCATTGCCTGTGGAATGGTGTCACTGCTGGAATATTTCAGCCACAGGGATGTTCTGGAACTTGAGAATTCTGCAGTTATTTCATCCATTGGTCCTGTGATCTCAACATTGCTTGTTTCCCGAGGAACGCTTCCCCATAAGGGCATGGAAATCGCAGTCACGCGGCATACCAGGACAACGGAGATGTACCTGAAATATATCCTGCGGAGTGAAGGCATTGAATATGAAACAAAACCAAGCAGCAGCACTGAGGCCCAAGACCTTCTCAATGAAGCGGAGTTTGCACTTGTCATAGGGGATGAGGCACTCAGTGCATTCAGCAGCGGATTCAGGATTATATGGGACATAGGTTACGAATTCAACCGCATCAGTTCCCATGCACCTGTATTTGCAGTGACAGTGAAGAGAAAGGGAGTGGGCTGCTCACGGGAGATAGGGCATCTCAACAGTGCCATGATGCATGCCCATGAGTTCAGGGATGAATGCACGGTGGAATCAGCCAGGAAGCTTGGAATTTCCAGTGCAATAATGAAGCGGTACTATTCTCTTGTAAGGTATGAGTTTACCACAGAAACCTTAAAATCCATTGAATTTGCTTCATCCATAGCCCATGAACTGTATGGGATTGAATCCTGA